Proteins from a genomic interval of Eschrichtius robustus isolate mEscRob2 chromosome 9, mEscRob2.pri, whole genome shotgun sequence:
- the COX7A2 gene encoding cytochrome c oxidase subunit 7A2, mitochondrial: MLRSVLALRQIAQRTISTASRRQFENKVPEKQKLFQEDNGIPVHLKGGVADALLYRTTMILTVAGTAYAIYQLAVASFPKKQG; encoded by the exons ATGCTGCGGAGTGTGCTG gctCTTCGTCAGATTGCCCAGAGGACCATAAGTACTGCTTCACGCAGGCAGTTTGAAAATAAAGttccagagaaacaaaagctgTTTCAG GAGGATAATGGAATCCCAGTGCATCTGAAGGGCGGGGTAGCTGATGCCCTCCTGTACAGAACCACCATGATCCTCACGGTTGCTG gAACAGCGTATGCCATCTACCAGCTGGCTGTGGCTTCATTCCCCAAGAAGCAGGGTTGA